GCTTGAACAAGTTCAAGCTCGATTCAAGCTcaagctcgttaattttatagcgatcCGAACTTGAGACaggtatatgttttttttttttttttttttgaaagagatGGAAAGATCATGTATATCTGTTGAGAGCTGATAATGGGTAAATATCTAAAAGAGTCAACAAGCAAACTGTAAAGTCAAAAAAAGACATCACACTCGCTCTCCTATCACATATTAACGCGCGTGGTTCTGTTATTACCGTTGGTTTCCTCCATTACCCAATTCCATCTcctgtatttttattttctatgtaTTATTTCCCTCACATCTTTTTCTTTGTTTCCTCCTTTTCaatatagaaagaaaaaaagagacaATTAATGTTGTAATCATAACAACCTTTACAAAAGTCTCTCTATTTCGCCATAAGCTAAATTCGTTCCTATAATTCTACATTCTATGGAGATTtgatttttcctttttctttttctaaatcaACAAACggttgttcttcttcttggggTTGCCTACATGTGCCCTTCTTTCTACCTTTTGGCCTAATGCTTATTGTTCTTATTGTTATTCCATTGCagcaatataaaattataaacccCTCAACCATTTTTTTGTTCCTAAATTGAAATGCATTACAGGTGCTTGCTTTTTTGTTTCTGAGAATAATGCTTCTAAATTATGTGGATTCTTCATCACTTTTAATTAATGGAGAAGAGACAATAATGCTTCTTCCTTCTTCATCAGGTAACCCACGTTttccctctttttttttttttttggttctaTGTCAATTTCTTCCTGCTTATTCAATCCTGTTTTTAGGAAAGTCCataaatttcatgttttttgtgcTTCAAGAATTCTGGGTTCATTGtgattatcatttttaatgttgaTTTTACCAGAAATTTTATTGCTTTCTAATTTAAGGCTTCTAATTTAGGATGCAGGGAATTCCAGAAGAAATTGAGTATTTTTGGTTCAATAATGATGACTTGTGAAACTACAAGATGCAAATTTTGATCTGGGTTTTTGccagaaagaagaaaaagagttgagtttttttaaaaaaaaatcaaaattagtaATTAATAGATGGATCCGATGGGGCATCAATCTCCAATACCCAGTCCAGTTCCAAGGAAGAAGATGACCAAACAGTTGACGGGGAAGAAAAACGACACGCGGTTGCATTCTGCAGCCAGAGCAGGAAATCTAGTAGCAGCAATAGAAATATTTACCACTAATGAGGAGAAAGAGCTCAAGGAATTACTAGTAAAGCAAAATCAATCAGGAGAAACTGCTCTTTATGTTGCAGCTGAATATGGTTATGTTGATTTAGTTAGAGAAATGATCAAGTACTATGATCTATCAGATGCTGGAATCAAGGCAAGAAATGGGTTTGATGCCTTCCATATTGCTGCCAAGCAAGGAGATTTAGGTAGGTCTCATCATTTGGTTTTTGTTGCCCTTAGGGTTTCCAAATTTCGTGTCCATTTCTGTTTAGAATTAATGTTTCCCGGTATCCGTTTCAGTTTCCGTTTCGGTTTGTGTGCAACTGGCTGGACATTTACATTATGTTAATTCATTATTGCAGATGTATTGGCAGTTCTAATGGAGGTCCATCCGGAATTGGCTATGACTGTTGATTTATCAAATACAACATCTCTGCATACTGCCGCGACGCAGGGGCATATAGAGGTTGTCAAATTTTTGTTGTCTGCAGGGAGTAGTCTGGCAACCATTGCTAAAAGCAATGGGAAAACTGCCTTGCATTCTGCATCGAGAAACGGGCATCTGGAGGTTGTTAGGGCGCTGGTGGCAGCAGAGCCAGGCTTGGTCACAAGGACGGATAAAAAGGGGCAAACGGCACTTCACATGGCGGTGAAGGGCCAAAATGTTGAGGTTGTGGAGGAGTTGATTAATGCAGTACCTTCTTCAGTAAACATGATTGATACAAAAGGCAACACATCATTACATATAGCAACCCGGAAAGGAAGATCTCAGGTGAATCAATTTTTTCCCCTAAAGAGTCTAATTTTGAGTTTATAGAGATTATCCTTGTTCAAAGAAACTTGTTAGTAAGACTTTTAATTGTTTATTCAACTAAATTGCATTGACCTCCTGCTCATTTGAGAGGTTGCATATGGTCCAAGTTTTTCTCTATCAGCTTGAATCATGCTTTGGTCAAATCACTTTAAAAGTCAACTTGAGTTTTCCACATTATgactgaattttttttatatgtataaaGCTTAAATCTTGCTGCTTTTGTTGTTAATACTGTTTTATAATCTGGATGTGCTTCGAATGACGGTTATTCGAAATTGATCATCAGTTGACTTCTGAACAAACCTTGAATTATCTTTTAATTTGATGAACAAGTTGAAAACTATTATAATAAACTAGCTAGTTGAGTTTTAAATTCAGAAGCTGCAAAATAAAGATTTCATATATCCAAATTGTGTGCAGTGTTGAAAAAGGAATTGGTGCACAGAAATGAAAGCATTAAACTGACAAAATGCTGTTCTGATCATGCAGATTGTTCTTCTGATACTCCGGCACAGCGAAACAGACTTAAAAGTTGTCAATAAAAGCAGCGAAACAGCCCTTGACACCGCTGAGAAAACAGGGCACCCGGAGATTGCAACCATGTTACAGGAGCACGGGGTTCAGAGTGCCAAAACCATAAAGCCACAGGGAAAGAATCCAGCTCGCGAATTGAAACAAACAGTGAGCGACATAAAACACGAAGTGCATTACCAACTAGAACACACCCGTCAAACTCGAAAGCGAGTGCAAGGCATAGCGAAACGTATTAACAAAATGCACACAGAAGGACTTAACAATGCCATAAACTCAACAACCGTGGTAGCTGTTCTAATTGCCACGGTTGCATTTGCAGCCATCTTTACAGTCCCCGGCCAATACGTTGATGATCCAAGTGAAATCCCAGCGGGAGATTCACTTGGACAAGCAAACATATCTCACAAAGTACCATTTATGATCTTCTTCATATTTGATTCGATCGCCCTCTTCATTTCCCTGGCTGTGGTGATAGTGCAAACATCGGTTGTTGTGATCGAAAGCAAGGCGAAGAAGCAGATGATGGCAGTAATTAACAAGTTAATGTGGATAGCTTGTACACTAATATCAGTAGCATTTTTAGCTCTATCATTCATTGTTGTAGGAACAGAAGAGAGATGGTTGGCAATCTGTGTTACAATTATAGGAACAAGTATAATGGTTACAACTTTGGGTACTATGTGTTATTGGGTGATTAAGCATAGAATCGAGGCCTCGAATTTGAGGAGCATACGAAGATCATCACTCGGTAGCAGATCGAAATCGATTTCAATGTCTGTATTATCAGATAGTGAGATCTTAAACAATGAAAAGAAAATGTATGCAATCTAAATATAATCCCATACAACATCTTTTTGAATACTGCATCTTGTCTTTTCTTTTGACTTCTAAATGTACATGTCTGACTGAGCAAATCATAAGCTTTTACCTCTTAATTCTAGTCTATCAATGTTGCTTTGGATTATAATTAGGAAAGTAAAAGCAGGACTTAGTTAAAAAGGTAAGTGATGCTAGAAAAGAAAGCATAAGCATTGGCATTGGCATTGACAAAATGGTGTCAAATCTGTGATGACTTTGGGGCACTTAGAAGATTCTGTTGATTGGAATGAGTCATATATAATGGGTCACATGTAAGATGACTAGGATTCTCATGTTTACACAACCATATAAACAGTTCCTCCGTAACAACTTATGGAAGAATATATGTTaggcttcattatttttatcctcttgtttgtttttcactcaatttctaATACGTGTCATAGTTATTTTGAGATAATTATTCCCGAGTTAGAAACTCGGTGGAGACAGAAAGATAGAGACAACAAATTTTCTTccacaaattgttttaaaagaatttcaaaataatactCTTTTTAAAATTGAAGACCATTTTAATaggtttttaaaattatttcaaattttaCCTACATGTCAATTCGGTTATCAAATTTTTTAGACTGGACCTATTATTCTGAATGCATTGATGAACTCaaaagaattaaaaattaaaaattaaaaatttacaagTAGTGTCTGATACTGCTCCTCAAGTTGGTGCTGCTCCTTAAGCCGCAAATAGCAAATTGTTATTGAAAAAGAAACTCAAAGAGAATGAAGCAACAAAAAAAACCAAGGAATACGATGGAAGGGCATTTTCAAGGGAACTCATATAGGAAAGGAGCTTTGTATTCTTAATGCCTAGTGTTTCTATGTGTTTTAATTTTTcctaagataaaaaaaaaaaagaaattaaaaatttacATATGGAAAAATTCATAGAAAACGCATTAGATCTACCAACGCACTTCTCATATTATAATTCTAAAAGTATCTCCCCAAATCATAAAAGTGAAATATCACTGCTGGTCATGAATCAACTACATCGAGACACACGGAGAGAAGATCCAATGATCCACAAACTAAGAGCAATGGATCAAACTAGAGAGAAAAGGCGGGGGTGGCCTCTCTTGAGAGAGGAAGGAGAGAGCCTCTCTCTTCATCTTTCAAACATTATGTGATAAAATTTACGattcaattatatataaaatcttattcttaGTATGTCAAttcatataaatttattttttatatcacAAAATAAACTATGCCTTatctatatattaaattaatttaattatatatttttttagttaatttttcgTATAAAATTATAGACCTTAAAAAATAAATCGCAtaccctaatttataaactctaaatttttaataaatcctaaaaaataATTTCTATACATTAATAAATCCTAGACTCTAATTTATAGACTTTACTTTCTAAAGTATATGAtgtgataataaattattagTCTGGCACTTGGATGATGTGGTGTCTCAgatataatataatttctcGAGATTGAAATATTGCAAAAATAGTTACAATTACAAAATTAAAGAATGGatatattaatatccaaaaataaCAAGAAAAATGATAGTCTAGTTGGcttgatataatttaaattattgttTGGCATTAACAGTAGATTATTTTATTTGCTACCTAAAAAAAATAGTGTGGGCTTGGAAAATAAATGTGGCTACGAGTAAAAGGCTCCATATTTGAGAATTACAAGCCCATCGTTATTCTTGAGCCAAAACTGGTTTGAGTTTAGCTTCCAGGATCCAAAAGGcaaaattttcataaaaaaaaaaaaaaaacctgaaAAACGACGCAGAAAACGTTTTGCTGTGTTGTGTTTGATCGCAGAAAGGATCGACAAGTATGGATGCCGAGTTGCTTGAATTGCAGAGACAATTCGAGTTCGCACAGCAAGTTAAATCCAGTATTCGATTGTCCGACAGAAACGTCGTTGAATTGGTCCAGAAACTCCATGAGCTTCACATCATCGATTTCGACCTTCTCCACACCGTCTCC
The window above is part of the Euphorbia lathyris chromosome 3, ddEupLath1.1, whole genome shotgun sequence genome. Proteins encoded here:
- the LOC136224571 gene encoding ankyrin repeat-containing protein At5g02620-like encodes the protein MDPMGHQSPIPSPVPRKKMTKQLTGKKNDTRLHSAARAGNLVAAIEIFTTNEEKELKELLVKQNQSGETALYVAAEYGYVDLVREMIKYYDLSDAGIKARNGFDAFHIAAKQGDLDVLAVLMEVHPELAMTVDLSNTTSLHTAATQGHIEVVKFLLSAGSSLATIAKSNGKTALHSASRNGHLEVVRALVAAEPGLVTRTDKKGQTALHMAVKGQNVEVVEELINAVPSSVNMIDTKGNTSLHIATRKGRSQIVLLILRHSETDLKVVNKSSETALDTAEKTGHPEIATMLQEHGVQSAKTIKPQGKNPARELKQTVSDIKHEVHYQLEHTRQTRKRVQGIAKRINKMHTEGLNNAINSTTVVAVLIATVAFAAIFTVPGQYVDDPSEIPAGDSLGQANISHKVPFMIFFIFDSIALFISLAVVIVQTSVVVIESKAKKQMMAVINKLMWIACTLISVAFLALSFIVVGTEERWLAICVTIIGTSIMVTTLGTMCYWVIKHRIEASNLRSIRRSSLGSRSKSISMSVLSDSEILNNEKKMYAI